A window of the Gossypium arboreum isolate Shixiya-1 chromosome 2, ASM2569848v2, whole genome shotgun sequence genome harbors these coding sequences:
- the LOC108461927 gene encoding target of rapamycin complex subunit LST8-1, translating to MTQPSVILATASYDHTIRFWEAKSGRCYRTIQYPDSQVNRLEITPDKRYLAAAGNPHIRLFDINSSSPQPVMSYDSHTNNVMAVGFQCDGKWMYSGSEDGTVKIWDLRAPGCQREYESRGAVNTVVLHPNQTELISGDQNGNIRVWDLTANSCSCELVPEVDTAVRSLTVMWDGSLVVAANNHGTCYVWRLLRGNQTMTNFEPLHKLQAHNGYILKCLLSPEFCEPHRYLATASSDHTVKIWNVDGFTLEKTLIGHQRWVWDCVFSVDGAYLITASSDTTAKLWSMTSGEEIKTYQGHHKATVCCALHDGAEPSPS from the exons ATGACACAACCGTCGGTCATACTAGCAACCGCCAGCTATGATCACACTATTCGATTTTGGGAGGCAAAAAGCGGCCGCTGTTACCGTACTATTCAATACCCCGATTCT CAAGTTAATCGGCTTGAAATAACCCCAGACAAGCGCTACTTGGCTGCAGCTGGTAATCCTCACATTCGTTTGTTCGATATTAATTCCAGCAGCCCTCAACCT GTAATGAGCTATGATTCGCATACAAATAATGTTATGGCTGTAGGATTTCAATGTGATGGAAAGTGGATGTATTCTGGTTCTGAGGATGGCACTGTAAAGATTTGGGATTTAAG AGCTCCTGGTTGCCAAAGGGAATATGAAAGTCGTGGTGCAGTTAACACCGTTGTCTTACATCCAAATCAG ACCGAGTTGATATCTGGTGACCAGAATGGTAACATTCGTGTATGGGATTTGACAGCTAATTCTTGCAGCTGTGAATTG GTGCCCGAGGTTGATACAGCTGTGAGGTCTCTTACAGTCATGTGGGATGGAAGCTTGGTAGTTGCTGCAAATAATCACGGTACCTGTTATGTTTGGCGCCTATTAAGAGGAAACCAG ACTATGACCAACTTTGAACCACTTCACAAGCTACAAGCACATAATGGATACATACTCAAATGTCTCCTTTCTCCCGAGTTTTGTGAACCCCATAG ATATTTGGCTACTGCATCTTCTGACCACACTGTCAAGATATGGAATGTCGATGGCTTCACATTGGAGAAAACATTGATAG GACATCAGCGCTGGGTATGGGACTGTGTTTTCTCTGTGGATGGTGCATATCTCATAACAG CCTCTTCTGATACAACAGCTAAGCTTTGGTCCATGACAAGTGGTGAAGAGATAAAGACATACCAAGGACATCATAAAGCGACTGTCTGCTGTGCACTACATGATGGAGCTGAGCCTTCTCCATCTTAA
- the LOC108461949 gene encoding 1-acyl-sn-glycerol-3-phosphate acyltransferase 2-like, which produces MAIAAATVIVPLGILFFISGLVVNLIQAVCFVLIRPLSKKTYRKINRVVAELLWLQLVWLVDWWAGVKINVFADNESFNLMGKEHALLLPNHRSDIDWLVGWVLAQRSGCLGSSIAVMKKSSKFLPVIGWSMWFSEYLFLERSWAKDENTIKAGLQRLRDYPQPFWLALFVEGTRFTQAKLVAAQEYATSQGLPIPRNVLIPRTKGFVSAVSHMRSFVPAIYDITVAIPKSSPSPTMLRLFKGQSSVVHVHIKRCLMKELPEMDEAVAQWCKDLFVEKDKLLDKHRAEDTFSDQPLQDIGRPAKPLLVVCSWACIVGYGALKFLQRSSLLSSWRGIALSAFILAIVTFLMQILILFTQSERSTPAKVAAGKPRMTGRVQQQ; this is translated from the exons ATGGCGATTGCAGCAGCAACCGTCATCGTCCCATTGGGCATTCTTTTCTTCATCTCTGGCCTTGTTGTCAATCTCATTCAG GCGGTATGCTTTGTTCTCATTCGGCCTCTGTCCAAGAAGACGTATAGAAAGATCAATCGTGTTGTGGCAGAGTTGTTGTGGCTTCAACTTGTATGGCTTGTTGATTGGTGGGCAGGAGTTAAG ATTAATGTTTTTGCAGATAATGAAAGCTTCAATTTAATGG GTAAGGAACACGCCCTTCTCTTACCCAATCACAGAAGTGATATTGATTGGTTAGTTGGATGGGTTCTGGCTCAG CGATCAGGTTGTCTTGGCAGTTCAATAGCTGTGATGAAGAAATCATCAAAATTCCTTCCG GTCATAGGCTGGTCAATGTGGTTTTCTGAGTATCTGTTTTTGGAACGAAGCTGGGCCAAGGATGAAAACACGATAAAG GCAGGCCTTCAACGTTTAAGGGACTATCCACAGCCGTTTTGGTTGGCGCTTTTTGTAGAAGGAACTCGCTTTACGCAAGCAAAGCTTGTAGCAGCTCAAGAATATGCGACCTCACAAGGATTGCCAATACCTAGAAACGTTTTGATTCCTCGTACAAAG GGTTTTGTTTCAGCTGTAAGTCATATGCGATCATTTGTCCCAGCCATTTATGATATTACAGTGGCTATTCCCAAAAGCTCACCTTCACCTACAATGCTTAGACTTTTCAAGGGGCAATCTTCTGTG GTACATGTACATATCAAACGATGCCTCATGAAGGAACTGCCTGAAATGGATGAGGCTGTTGCACAATGGTGTAAAGATCTGTTTGTGGAGAAG GACAAGTTGCTGGACAAACATAGAGCTGAGGACACTTTCAGTGACCAACCATTGCAGGATATTGGTCGGCCAGCTAAGCCTCTTCTG GTTGTTTGCTCTTGGGCGTGTATTGTGGGTTACGGGGCTCTCAAGTTTCTCCAACGGTCTTCGCTTTTATCCTCATGGAGGGGTATTGCATTGTCAGCATTCATCTTGGCCATCGTCACCTTCCTCATGCAAATATTGATTCTCTTCACTCAGTCCGAGCGTTCAACCCCTGCCAAGGTTGCAGCGGGAAAGCCTAGAATGACAGGGAGAGTTCAGCAGCAATAG